From Streptomyces chrestomyceticus JCM 4735, one genomic window encodes:
- a CDS encoding GNAT family N-acetyltransferase, which translates to MDDVAVGPLDLAVRVDDALAVQALAFGLTDDEIGVRRHIVLRHLTSPGARALGATTPGGRLVGFVYGMPNSRTHWWSTVVEPYLRHQDRDHWLDDSFVITELHVLPAFQNRRIGRELITRITDEAAEPRSILSAIDTDSPARGLYRSLGYQDLARRVLFPSAPLPYAVMGAPLPLKR; encoded by the coding sequence ATGGATGACGTCGCGGTCGGCCCCCTGGATCTCGCCGTCCGTGTGGACGACGCGCTCGCCGTGCAGGCACTGGCGTTCGGACTGACGGACGACGAGATCGGCGTCCGCCGCCACATCGTCCTGCGGCATCTGACCAGCCCCGGGGCCCGCGCCCTCGGCGCCACCACGCCCGGCGGGCGGCTGGTCGGCTTCGTCTACGGGATGCCCAACAGCCGTACGCACTGGTGGTCCACGGTCGTCGAGCCGTACCTGCGCCACCAGGACCGGGACCACTGGCTCGACGACTCCTTCGTGATCACCGAGCTGCATGTGCTGCCCGCCTTCCAGAACCGGCGGATCGGCCGCGAACTGATCACCCGCATCACCGACGAGGCGGCCGAACCCCGGAGCATCCTGTCCGCCATCGACACCGACAGCCCCGCCCGCGGCCTGTACCGCTCCCTGGGTTACCAGGACCTGGCCCGCCGGGTGCTGTTCCCGAGCGCCCCGCTGCCGTACGCGGTGATGGGCGCGCCCCTGCCGCTCAAACGCTGA
- a CDS encoding GNAT family N-acetyltransferase has product MLTTTTTKVLEPGELDAALAVLDRDPVANAFVAARVQVAGLDPWRLGGEMWGWYTDGRLESLCYAGANLVPVCATPEAVRGFAERARRQGRRCSSIVGPAGPTAELWSLLEPAWGPAREIRANQPLMVTSAFATEVEPDPYVRRIGKHEMDVIMPACVAMFTEEVGISPLAGDGGLLYQARVAELVGAGRSFARVDDGKVVFKAEIGAATQRACQIQGVWVAPEFRGKGLSETGMAAVLRYALTEVAPVASLYVNDFNTAARAAYRRVGFEETGAFMSVLF; this is encoded by the coding sequence GTGCTGACGACCACGACCACCAAGGTTCTGGAGCCCGGGGAGCTCGACGCCGCACTGGCGGTACTGGACCGCGACCCCGTCGCCAACGCCTTCGTCGCCGCCCGCGTCCAGGTCGCCGGGCTGGACCCCTGGCGGCTCGGCGGCGAGATGTGGGGCTGGTACACGGACGGCCGCCTGGAGTCGCTGTGCTACGCGGGCGCCAACCTCGTCCCCGTCTGCGCCACCCCCGAAGCGGTACGCGGCTTCGCCGAGCGGGCCCGCCGCCAGGGCCGGCGCTGCTCCTCGATCGTCGGCCCGGCCGGGCCCACCGCCGAGCTGTGGTCCCTGCTGGAGCCCGCCTGGGGCCCGGCCCGAGAGATCCGCGCGAACCAGCCGCTGATGGTCACGTCCGCCTTCGCCACCGAGGTCGAGCCCGACCCGTACGTCCGGCGCATCGGCAAGCACGAGATGGACGTGATCATGCCCGCGTGCGTGGCGATGTTCACCGAGGAGGTCGGCATCTCGCCGCTGGCCGGCGACGGCGGGCTGCTCTACCAGGCGCGCGTCGCCGAGCTGGTCGGCGCCGGGCGGTCCTTCGCCCGCGTCGACGACGGCAAGGTGGTCTTCAAGGCCGAGATCGGCGCCGCGACCCAGCGGGCCTGCCAGATCCAGGGCGTCTGGGTCGCCCCCGAGTTCCGCGGCAAGGGCCTCTCGGAGACCGGCATGGCGGCCGTGCTGCGCTACGCGCTCACCGAGGTCGCGCCCGTCGCCTCGCTGTACGTGAACGACTTCAACACGGCGGCGCGGGCCGCGTACCGGCGGGTGGGCTTCGAGGAGACCGGGGCCTTCATGAGCGTGCTGTTCTAG
- the ispG gene encoding flavodoxin-dependent (E)-4-hydroxy-3-methylbut-2-enyl-diphosphate synthase: MTAISLGMPDVPTKLADRRVSRQIQVGPVAVGGDAPVSVQSMTTTRTSDIGATLQQIAELTASGCQIVRVACPTQDDADALPVIARKSQIPVIADIHFQPKYVFAAIDAGCAAVRVNPGNIKQFDDKVKEIAKAASDAGTPIRIGVNAGSLDRRLLQKYGKATPEALVESALWECSLFEEHGFRDIKISVKHNDPVVMVNAYRQLAAQCDYPLHLGVTEAGPAFQGTIKSAVAFGALLSEGIGDTIRVSLSAPPAEEVKVGLQILESLNLRPRRLEIVSCPSCGRAQVDVYKLADEVTAGLEGMEVPLRVAVMGCVVNGPGEAREADLGVASGNGKGQIFVKGEVIKTVPESKIVETLIEEAMKIAEQMEKDGVASGEPTIAVAG; the protein is encoded by the coding sequence ATGACTGCCATTTCACTGGGAATGCCGGACGTACCGACCAAGCTGGCCGACCGCCGGGTCAGCCGCCAGATCCAGGTCGGACCGGTCGCCGTGGGCGGGGACGCACCGGTCTCGGTGCAGTCGATGACGACCACGCGGACGTCCGACATCGGCGCCACGCTCCAGCAGATCGCCGAGCTGACCGCGTCCGGCTGCCAGATCGTCCGGGTCGCCTGCCCGACCCAGGACGACGCCGACGCGCTGCCGGTCATCGCCCGCAAGTCGCAGATCCCGGTCATCGCGGACATCCACTTCCAGCCGAAGTACGTGTTCGCCGCGATCGACGCGGGCTGCGCCGCGGTCCGGGTGAACCCGGGCAACATCAAGCAGTTCGACGACAAGGTCAAGGAGATCGCCAAGGCGGCCTCCGACGCGGGCACCCCGATCCGGATCGGCGTGAACGCGGGCTCCCTCGACCGCCGCCTGCTCCAGAAGTACGGCAAGGCGACGCCCGAGGCCCTGGTGGAGTCGGCGCTGTGGGAGTGCTCGCTGTTCGAGGAGCACGGTTTCCGGGACATCAAGATCTCGGTGAAGCACAACGACCCGGTCGTGATGGTCAACGCGTACCGCCAGCTCGCCGCGCAGTGCGACTACCCGCTGCACCTCGGCGTGACCGAGGCCGGCCCGGCGTTCCAGGGCACGATCAAGTCGGCGGTGGCCTTCGGCGCGCTGCTGAGCGAGGGCATCGGCGACACGATCCGCGTCTCCCTGTCGGCCCCGCCGGCCGAGGAGGTCAAGGTCGGCCTGCAGATCCTGGAGTCGCTGAACCTGCGCCCGCGCCGCCTGGAGATCGTCTCCTGCCCGTCCTGCGGCCGCGCCCAGGTGGACGTGTACAAGCTGGCCGACGAGGTGACGGCGGGCCTGGAGGGCATGGAGGTGCCGCTGCGCGTCGCGGTCATGGGCTGCGTCGTCAACGGCCCCGGCGAGGCCCGTGAGGCCGACCTGGGCGTGGCCTCCGGCAACGGCAAGGGCCAGATCTTCGTGAAGGGCGAGGTCATCAAGACGGTGCCCGAGTCGAAGATCGTCGAGACCCTCATCGAAGAGGCCATGAAGATCGCCGAGCAGATGGAGAAGGACGGCGTGGCCTCCGGCGAGCCCACCATCGCCGTCGCCGGCTGA